From the Mycoplasmatota bacterium genome, one window contains:
- a CDS encoding sugar ABC transporter permease, whose translation MEERKKDCIMKKNKNFIGKKAARFKKKIKSVGKEIYVKRELYYLMAPYLVLFAVFTILPVIMSIVLSFTNFNMLELPDFVGWSNYKRLFIADREFIIAIKNTLILALVTGPVSYILAFVIAWLINELPKKMRSIMTLVFYAPSISGNAFLIWTIIFSGDVYGYANAYLMEFGITSEAIQWLKDPQYILLIVIIVQLWMSLGVSFLAFIAGLQGVDKSLYEAGAIDGIKNRWQELWYITLPSMKPLLLFGAVMQITSSFATCAVSIQLVGFPSVQYAGHTIVIHLMDYSGFRYEMGYASAIATVLFLTTLGANLIIQKLLRRVGS comes from the coding sequence ATGGAAGAAAGAAAAAAAGATTGTATAATGAAAAAAAATAAAAATTTCATAGGTAAAAAAGCTGCTAGATTTAAGAAAAAGATTAAAAGCGTAGGAAAAGAAATATATGTAAAAAGAGAACTTTATTATTTAATGGCACCATATCTTGTTTTATTTGCTGTATTTACAATCCTACCAGTTATTATGTCTATTGTTTTAAGTTTTACAAACTTTAATATGCTTGAATTACCAGACTTTGTTGGTTGGAGTAATTATAAACGTTTATTTATTGCTGACCGCGAATTTATTATTGCGATAAAGAATACGCTGATTTTAGCTTTGGTAACAGGACCAGTCAGTTATATTCTTGCATTTGTAATTGCTTGGCTAATTAATGAGTTACCAAAAAAGATGAGATCAATAATGACATTGGTGTTTTATGCACCATCAATCTCTGGGAATGCCTTTCTTATATGGACTATCATCTTTTCAGGGGATGTTTATGGTTATGCTAATGCCTATTTGATGGAATTTGGAATAACAAGTGAAGCAATACAATGGTTAAAAGACCCTCAATATATTTTACTTATCGTAATTATCGTTCAATTATGGATGAGTTTAGGGGTAAGTTTCCTAGCATTTATCGCTGGACTTCAAGGAGTTGATAAGTCACTCTATGAAGCAGGAGCAATTGATGGTATTAAAAATAGATGGCAAGAATTATGGTATATAACATTACCTTCTATGAAACCATTATTACTTTTTGGGGCAGTTATGCAAATAACAAGTTCCTTTGCTACATGTGCGGTTTCAATACAACTCGTAGGATTCCCTTCGGTACAATACGCCGGACATACAATTGTTATTCACTTAATGGATTATAGTGGATTTAGATATGAAATGGGTTATGCATCAGCGATAGCAACAGTACTATTCTTAACAACATTAGGTGCTAACTTAATCATTCAAAAACTATTAAGAAGGGTGGGTTCATAG
- a CDS encoding carbohydrate ABC transporter permease translates to MFKKILTFLQCNIKKICFSLLCISKKTFTSLLHSIKKINTYLQRRRKIKKKKRLNRSLWGDILLFLFLGIFGLFSAWPLIFNINHAFKPLDEIFLFPPKLFVRNPTFDNFSDLFNLMGESWIPFTRHFFNTIFITVIGTVGHVIIASMAAYPIAKHQFPGKNIIFKTIVLSLMFVPTVTAISNYIILGKIGLIDTYWAIILPAFAYSLGLYLMKQFMEIVPYDMIESAKLDGANEFKIFWKVIMPNVKPAWLTLVILLFQSLWVTDGGMFLYSEELKPVSFALRQLISASIASRQGTVAAVTFIMMSVPVTIFIITRSKIIETMAHSGMK, encoded by the coding sequence ATGTTTAAGAAAATATTAACATTTCTACAATGTAATATTAAAAAAATATGTTTTTCTCTACTATGTATATCTAAAAAGACATTTACATCTCTACTACATAGTATTAAAAAGATAAATACATATCTACAACGTAGAAGAAAAATCAAAAAGAAAAAACGTTTGAACCGCTCTCTATGGGGAGATATTCTACTCTTCCTCTTCTTGGGAATATTTGGTTTATTTAGTGCTTGGCCTTTAATATTTAATATTAACCATGCTTTTAAGCCATTAGATGAAATCTTTTTATTCCCACCGAAGTTATTTGTTAGAAACCCAACTTTTGATAATTTCTCAGATTTATTTAATTTAATGGGGGAATCATGGATTCCTTTTACAAGACATTTCTTTAATACAATATTTATCACAGTGATAGGAACGGTAGGGCATGTAATTATTGCATCGATGGCAGCATATCCAATTGCTAAACATCAATTCCCAGGTAAGAATATTATCTTTAAAACGATTGTCTTATCACTAATGTTTGTGCCTACTGTAACAGCTATCTCAAACTACATTATATTAGGTAAAATTGGTTTGATTGATACTTATTGGGCAATTATTTTACCTGCCTTCGCTTATTCATTAGGGCTATATTTAATGAAACAATTTATGGAGATTGTTCCTTATGACATGATAGAGTCTGCTAAATTAGATGGAGCGAATGAGTTTAAGATATTCTGGAAAGTTATTATGCCAAATGTTAAACCTGCTTGGTTAACACTTGTCATTCTCTTATTTCAAAGTTTATGGGTTACAGATGGTGGAATGTTCTTATATAGTGAAGAATTAAAACCAGTTAGTTTTGCATTACGACAATTAATTAGTGCATCTATTGCTTCTAGACAAGGAACAGTTGCGGCTGTCACCTTTATAATGATGAGTGTTCCAGTAACAATCTTCATCATTACAAGAAGTAAGATTATTGAAACAATGGCGCACTCTGGTATGAAGTAG